The Natronocella acetinitrilica DNA segment AGACTCCCGGGGAAGAGGCTGACAAGGCGTGGACGCTCCAGCTGTCCTTCGATTTTCGTGAACTGGGGCCATTGCACTGCAAGCTGGTGCTGCGGGGCACCCAGGTATCCGCCAACTGGTGGGCCGAACGGCAGGACACTGCGGCCGAGGTGGGCAACCAGCTTCCCCTGTTGACGGAACGTCTGCGGGAACTGGGCCTGGAGGTCGGCGGCATGCGTTGCGTGCATGGCAAGCCGCCCAAAGCGGCAGACCCTGACCGATCAGATGGAGGACGGTTGCTTGATGAGCGAGCATGATCCACCGACGGGCACCCGGCTCGCCGTGGCCCTGGAGTATGACGGCAGCGGGGCCCCCCGAGTCACCGCCAAGGGCATCGGCGATCTGGCGGAGGAAATCATCGCGCTGGCGCAGGCCCATGACGTGCCCGTGGACAACGACCGCGCGCTGGCCAGATTACTGTCGACACTGGAACTGGACGAGGAGATTCCCGAGGCGCTTTATCGAGTGGTTGCGGAAGTCCTGGCGTTTGCCTACCTGATCCGGGCAAGCCGGGAAGAACACGATGAGGAGCAGCCAGGGGAGTGATCAGCCCTCGCGGTGCAGCAGCAGCACCAGGTCGGCTTCCACCAGGCTGAGCCCGCAACTTGCCATGATGTCTTCCCGGGACGAACCACGACGCGCCATGCGGATCGCCTGATTGAAGGCCTCCTCACCGGTCTCCCGGGAGGCCACGGTGGTGAGCTGATCCTTCAACCGCCGCAGATCCTGCTCCAGGCGCACCAGTTGATCGCCCTGAGCCACAGCCCCGGCGGCGGCAGTCTGCTGGTTCTCTGCCAACCGCTGCTGGGACTGGCGCAACTGCTCGAGCAGCTTCGCCTGTCGACGGCCCGCGTCTTCTGCGCGGAAAACGGCGTAGATGCCCAGGCAGGCGGCAAACAGGGCGACAATCAGGGCAAGCGTCATGGGATTCCGTGGTATCTGCTGACATTGGCCACCAAACGGCCGCCAAGCCCAGAGGTTACACCAGCCTGGCGGCTGGTGTCGTGCCCCCGGACAGGCAACTCACAGCGTCGCAACTTCGTGCCATTCCTCGCTGGTCAGCAGGCGGTTGACGTCCACCAGGATCAGCAGATCCTGGCCGCGGCTGACCACGCCGTGGATATACCGTGAAGACTCTTCGTTGCCCACATTTGGCGCCGTGTCCACCTCCGTCGGATCGACATTGATGACCTCGGCGACACTGTCGACGAGTATGCCGGCCACCTGATCGCCGGTCTCGATGACGACGATACGGGCTGCATCGTCGGACTCCCGGGAGCCCAGACCAAAGCGCATGCGGGTATCGATCACCGTCACCACATTGCCCCGCAGATTGATGATGCCGAGCACATAAGACGGTGCCCCCGGCACCGGCGCAATCTCGGACATGGGCAGCACTTCCTGCACCCGCATCACGTCGATGCCGTAGGTCTCATCCCCCAACGAAAAGGTCACCCACTGACCCACCGCCGTTCCAGCTTCACTGCGTTCCTGCGCTGCCATTTGACTGCCCTCTTGTACCCGTCATATCCGCTATCGTGCGCTAGAGTCCTGTAACATTCGGGTGAATGCCGCGGGTTCGACCAGCGCGCTCAGATGTCCAATCACCGTGCCGGCCAGCCAGGGC contains these protein-coding regions:
- a CDS encoding EscU/YscU/HrcU family type III secretion system export apparatus switch protein is translated as MSEHDPPTGTRLAVALEYDGSGAPRVTAKGIGDLAEEIIALAQAHDVPVDNDRALARLLSTLELDEEIPEALYRVVAEVLAFAYLIRASREEHDEEQPGE
- a CDS encoding chemotaxis protein CheW, with amino-acid sequence MAAQERSEAGTAVGQWVTFSLGDETYGIDVMRVQEVLPMSEIAPVPGAPSYVLGIINLRGNVVTVIDTRMRFGLGSRESDDAARIVVIETGDQVAGILVDSVAEVINVDPTEVDTAPNVGNEESSRYIHGVVSRGQDLLILVDVNRLLTSEEWHEVATL
- a CDS encoding DUF2802 domain-containing protein, whose translation is MTLALIVALFAACLGIYAVFRAEDAGRRQAKLLEQLRQSQQRLAENQQTAAAGAVAQGDQLVRLEQDLRRLKDQLTTVASRETGEEAFNQAIRMARRGSSREDIMASCGLSLVEADLVLLLHREG